A genomic stretch from Bacteroidetes Order II. bacterium includes:
- a CDS encoding MaoC family dehydratase has translation MGRYYDELETGEVIRHYVTKTITEGEHFLFCSITLNTQPLHIDAEFARKSTFGRILVDGLFVLSLAVGISVGDLTSGTIVANLGYDSVRHTHPVFHGDTIHVETVVIQKRLSASREGVGIVTFLHKAFNQREEIVLEVKRSAMMLMKPQKKPSV, from the coding sequence ATGGGACGCTACTACGACGAATTAGAAACGGGTGAGGTCATCCGTCATTACGTAACCAAAACCATAACGGAGGGTGAGCATTTTTTGTTCTGCTCGATCACCTTAAATACACAACCTCTACACATAGACGCCGAGTTTGCCCGGAAATCTACTTTTGGGCGCATTTTGGTTGATGGGCTTTTTGTGCTCAGTCTGGCAGTGGGCATTTCAGTGGGCGACCTTACTTCCGGGACCATTGTGGCCAATCTCGGCTATGATTCGGTGCGCCATACCCATCCGGTTTTTCATGGAGATACCATCCATGTGGAAACAGTAGTAATCCAAAAAAGACTTTCTGCCTCTCGTGAAGGTGTGGGAATTGTTACTTTTCTGCATAAAGCCTTTAATCAAAGAGAAGAAATAGTATTGGAGGTAAAACGAAGCGCCATGATGTTGATGAAACCGCAAAAAAAACCCTCGGTATGA
- a CDS encoding CoA ester lyase, giving the protein MRRSFLFMPATDRHKAEKAAKMEVDVVVLDLEDGTALSRKEEARQIAVAILNEVEFGNRLVMVRINDLRSPFWQDDLAAFSEKLPDGIVIAKTEAASEVEMVAAYVEEQEQKLSIEAGRTKLFAVIESSRGLVSIREIAMCSQTFPRLSGLIFGAEDYAGSVGATRTKEGIEILFARSRLVMFAKAFGLDAIDTIYGNFKDMTGLEAETTWAKNLGFTGKLAIHPTQVPVIHQVLRPSQKEIEEARQLIHAYKDHQENGKGVFSWNGRMMDAPNIIQAKEILIRANLL; this is encoded by the coding sequence ATGAGACGAAGTTTTCTTTTTATGCCCGCAACCGACCGTCATAAAGCAGAGAAAGCTGCAAAAATGGAGGTAGATGTGGTGGTCTTGGATTTGGAAGATGGCACTGCCTTATCCAGAAAGGAAGAAGCAAGACAAATTGCTGTTGCCATTTTGAACGAGGTTGAGTTTGGAAATCGGTTGGTTATGGTGCGCATAAACGACCTAAGAAGCCCATTTTGGCAAGATGATCTGGCTGCTTTTTCTGAAAAACTGCCGGATGGAATTGTGATTGCGAAAACAGAAGCCGCATCTGAGGTAGAAATGGTGGCGGCATATGTAGAGGAGCAGGAACAAAAGTTGAGCATAGAAGCGGGCCGAACAAAACTCTTTGCGGTAATCGAATCTTCAAGAGGGTTGGTGTCAATTCGAGAAATTGCGATGTGTTCGCAGACGTTCCCCAGACTGTCCGGATTGATTTTTGGTGCCGAAGATTATGCGGGGAGCGTTGGAGCAACACGAACAAAAGAAGGAATTGAAATTCTGTTTGCCAGAAGTCGTTTGGTAATGTTTGCCAAAGCTTTTGGCTTGGATGCCATTGACACCATTTACGGCAATTTTAAAGACATGACGGGACTTGAGGCGGAGACAACTTGGGCAAAAAATTTGGGATTTACCGGAAAATTGGCCATCCATCCTACCCAAGTGCCCGTGATCCACCAGGTATTGAGACCCTCCCAAAAAGAAATTGAGGAAGCAAGGCAATTGATTCATGCCTACAAAGATCATCAGGAAAATGGAAAAGGGGTATTTTCGTGGAATGGTAGAATGATGGATGCACCAAATATTATTCAGGCGAAGGAAATTTTAATTCGTGCTAATTTATTGTAA
- a CDS encoding tyrosine-type recombinase/integrase, whose translation MPVPKRSFVLIKTEQPEIASQEAINDEHLVRLWLHGRPANTIENYARDIRQFLDFIDKPIKSLTLADLQIFSDALVQYADGSKKRKLYAVKSLIAFAHRLGYLVYDTGAPLKIPALKDTLAERILSEHELATMLALETDERNHAILRLLYSTGIRVSEMTALTWRDFTIRNNGSQVVVFGKGGKTRTIRLSKATTEELLQLQKDRTPDDPIFRSKKGGSLGRVQVYRIVKKAAEKAGLWQKVSPHWMRHAHASHALDAGAPIHLVQATLGHASVATTGRYTHARPNESSSDYLDV comes from the coding sequence ATGCCAGTACCCAAACGCAGTTTTGTACTCATCAAGACCGAGCAGCCCGAAATCGCCTCTCAAGAAGCTATCAATGACGAGCACCTCGTTCGGCTTTGGCTACACGGTCGTCCTGCCAATACCATCGAAAATTATGCACGCGACATTCGGCAGTTTTTAGATTTCATAGATAAGCCTATTAAGTCATTGACTTTGGCAGACCTGCAAATTTTTTCAGATGCGTTGGTTCAATATGCCGATGGCTCCAAAAAACGAAAACTTTATGCTGTCAAAAGCCTTATTGCTTTTGCTCACCGACTTGGCTATCTCGTCTATGACACTGGTGCCCCCTTAAAGATTCCAGCACTCAAAGACACGCTTGCTGAACGAATTTTAAGTGAACATGAATTAGCTACTATGCTGGCCTTGGAAACCGATGAGCGCAATCATGCCATACTGAGGCTTTTATACAGCACAGGTATTCGGGTTTCCGAGATGACGGCACTTACATGGCGTGATTTTACCATCCGCAATAACGGTAGTCAAGTCGTGGTCTTCGGAAAAGGTGGCAAAACCCGCACTATCCGGTTATCCAAAGCCACCACGGAAGAATTGTTGCAACTACAAAAAGATAGAACACCCGATGATCCGATTTTTAGGAGTAAAAAAGGCGGCTCACTCGGGCGAGTACAAGTGTATAGAATTGTTAAAAAAGCTGCCGAAAAAGCTGGGTTATGGCAAAAGGTCAGTCCTCACTGGATGCGACACGCCCACGCAAGTCATGCCTTAGATGCGGGAGCGCCGATCCATCTGGTACAAGCAACATTAGGTCATGCGTCGGTTGCCACTACTGGGCGTTATACCCACGCACGACCCAATGAGAGTTCTTCAGATTATTTAGACGTTTAA
- a CDS encoding alpha-L-fucosidase, whose protein sequence is MRLLLLSTCLLMACNNIKPPKPFGPVPTKQQLAWQQLEYYAFVHFNMNTFTGVEWGDGREHPEKFNPTQFDAEQWVRIFKAAGMKGVIITAKHHDGFCLWPSAYTEHSVKKSSWRGGNGDVLRELSEAAKKYGLKFGIYLSPWDRNAPEYGDSQRYNELYTNQIREVLTQYGEVFEFWFDGANGEGPNGKKQVYDWPAFHATVRKYAPNAVMFSDGGPDVRWIGNEAGYAGETNWSLLRGAEVYAGYPKYTELIEGHANGTHWIPGEVDVSIRPGWYYRSSEDEKVKSIEKLRQIYYESVGRNANLLLNIPVDTRGLVHPNDSTALMGLRAQLDQDFRENLATYATVIGDTAKKGRRFSGNNVLDTNFHSYWTTKNEAKTGWLELTFNDPTEVNTVLIQEYIALGQRVERFSVAAEVQGKWKTITTGTTIGYKRILKFPTIKATKLKITIEQSRACPLISTVQLFRTD, encoded by the coding sequence ATGCGTCTTCTGCTCTTAAGTACTTGTTTATTAATGGCTTGCAATAACATTAAGCCTCCCAAACCCTTTGGGCCGGTTCCCACCAAACAGCAATTGGCGTGGCAACAGTTGGAGTATTACGCCTTTGTCCATTTTAATATGAACACGTTTACGGGTGTGGAGTGGGGCGATGGCCGCGAGCATCCAGAAAAATTTAACCCAACGCAATTTGATGCCGAACAATGGGTGCGCATTTTCAAGGCCGCTGGAATGAAGGGCGTGATTATCACCGCAAAGCACCACGACGGATTTTGCCTCTGGCCTTCCGCATATACCGAACACTCGGTGAAGAAAAGTTCTTGGCGAGGGGGGAATGGTGATGTGTTACGCGAACTCTCGGAAGCCGCTAAAAAATATGGCCTTAAATTTGGAATTTATTTGTCTCCGTGGGATCGAAATGCACCGGAATACGGGGACTCTCAAAGATATAATGAACTTTACACAAACCAAATTCGGGAAGTGCTGACGCAGTACGGAGAAGTGTTTGAATTCTGGTTTGACGGTGCGAATGGGGAGGGGCCAAACGGAAAAAAACAAGTGTATGATTGGCCTGCTTTCCATGCCACAGTACGCAAATATGCACCCAATGCGGTGATGTTTAGTGATGGCGGACCCGATGTACGCTGGATTGGAAATGAAGCCGGATATGCAGGCGAAACCAATTGGTCTTTGTTGCGCGGAGCTGAAGTTTATGCGGGTTATCCCAAATATACAGAACTCATCGAAGGCCACGCCAACGGAACCCATTGGATTCCGGGGGAAGTGGATGTGTCCATACGACCCGGTTGGTATTACCGTTCCAGTGAAGACGAAAAAGTGAAATCTATTGAAAAATTACGGCAAATATATTATGAATCCGTTGGAAGAAATGCCAATCTATTACTCAACATACCCGTAGATACACGGGGGTTGGTTCATCCGAATGATTCTACGGCGTTGATGGGCTTGCGTGCCCAATTGGATCAGGACTTCCGCGAAAATCTGGCCACTTATGCAACCGTTATTGGGGATACTGCAAAAAAAGGACGTAGGTTTTCAGGAAATAACGTATTAGATACCAACTTTCATTCTTACTGGACAACAAAGAACGAGGCAAAAACAGGTTGGTTGGAATTAACGTTCAACGATCCAACCGAGGTTAATACGGTACTAATACAAGAATACATTGCCTTAGGACAACGTGTAGAGCGTTTTTCGGTGGCGGCTGAGGTTCAGGGCAAATGGAAAACCATCACCACCGGAACCACCATTGGTTATAAGCGCATTCTGAAATTCCCAACGATCAAAGCCACTAAGCTCAAAATAACCATCGAGCAGTCGCGGGCGTGCCCGTTGATTTCAACTGTTCAGCTTTTCAGGACGGATTGA
- the scpA gene encoding methylmalonyl-CoA mutase produces MRPDFSKIALKPSAFTFSEAYTPIETPEHISIKPAFGPEDLQSLQHLEYAAGIPPFLRGPYATMYVNQPWTIRQYAGFSTAEESNAFYRRNLAAGQKGLSVAFDLATHRGYDSDHERVVGDVGKAGVAIDSVEDMKILFNQIPLDKISVSMTMNGAVLPVLAFYMVAAEEQGVANDQLSGTIQNDILKEFMVRNTFIYPPEASIHIIGDIFRYTSANMPKFNSISISGYHMQEAGATADIELAYTLADGWEYLRTGIKSGLNIDAFAPRLSFFWAIGMDHFMEIAKMRAGRMLWAKIVQTFGPKNPKSLALRTHSQTSGWSLTAQDPFNNVARTCVEAMASAMGHTQSLHTNALDEAIALPTDFSARIARNTQIFLQLETEICKTVDPWGGSYYVEYLTDQLAKKAWSLIQEVEALGGMTKAIEAGIPKLRIEEAAARKQARIDAGLDVIVGVNRYRQDKEAGDLEVLVVDNTSVRATQVERLHQIKASRNGEKVKIALEKLTECAKTGEGNLLALAVEAARRRATLGEISDALEVVFGRFKPQIRSVSGVFAKEMANNETFQKAQTLSDAFAEAEGRRPRIMVAKLGQDGHDRGAKVIATSFADLGFDVDIGPLFQTPAEAARQAVENDVHVLGVSSLAGAHNTLVPQVVQALKELGRPDILVTVGGVIPPQDEPTLLAAGASFVFGPGTVIAQAAIAILEELSKPVAVAE; encoded by the coding sequence ATGAGACCAGATTTCTCAAAAATAGCCTTAAAACCTTCTGCATTTACTTTTTCAGAGGCATATACGCCTATCGAAACGCCAGAACATATTTCCATCAAGCCAGCTTTTGGGCCTGAAGACCTCCAAAGCCTTCAACATTTAGAGTACGCTGCTGGGATACCACCGTTTTTGCGTGGGCCTTATGCCACCATGTACGTCAACCAACCATGGACGATTCGTCAGTATGCCGGATTTTCTACGGCAGAAGAATCGAATGCCTTTTACCGGAGGAACCTCGCCGCCGGACAAAAGGGGCTTTCCGTTGCATTTGACTTGGCCACACATCGAGGCTACGACTCAGACCACGAGCGTGTGGTGGGCGATGTGGGGAAGGCTGGCGTGGCCATAGATTCGGTGGAGGATATGAAAATCCTCTTCAATCAAATCCCTTTGGATAAAATCTCGGTGTCCATGACGATGAATGGTGCGGTTTTACCCGTGCTTGCTTTCTATATGGTGGCCGCTGAAGAACAAGGTGTTGCGAATGATCAACTCAGCGGAACCATCCAGAACGACATTCTAAAGGAGTTCATGGTACGGAATACTTTTATTTATCCGCCAGAAGCGTCTATTCATATTATTGGAGATATTTTCCGCTATACTTCGGCCAATATGCCTAAGTTTAATTCGATTTCTATTTCTGGTTACCATATGCAGGAAGCCGGAGCAACTGCCGATATCGAATTGGCTTATACCCTTGCCGACGGTTGGGAATACCTCCGGACGGGCATTAAGTCGGGCTTGAATATTGACGCTTTTGCCCCGCGCCTGTCTTTCTTCTGGGCGATTGGTATGGATCATTTCATGGAAATTGCTAAAATGCGGGCAGGGAGGATGCTCTGGGCAAAAATTGTCCAGACGTTTGGCCCTAAAAATCCAAAGTCGTTGGCCTTACGGACGCACTCGCAAACATCAGGCTGGAGCCTCACCGCCCAAGACCCATTTAATAATGTAGCGCGTACTTGCGTCGAAGCAATGGCCTCGGCAATGGGACATACTCAATCTCTTCACACCAATGCCTTAGACGAAGCCATTGCACTGCCCACTGATTTTTCTGCCCGAATTGCCAGAAACACACAGATTTTTTTACAATTAGAAACCGAAATTTGCAAAACAGTGGATCCTTGGGGTGGTTCTTATTATGTGGAATACCTGACCGATCAGTTAGCCAAAAAAGCGTGGTCTCTTATCCAAGAAGTAGAAGCATTGGGAGGCATGACAAAGGCCATTGAAGCTGGTATTCCGAAACTACGTATAGAGGAGGCTGCTGCAAGAAAACAAGCCCGGATTGATGCGGGGCTGGATGTGATTGTTGGGGTAAACCGATACCGCCAAGACAAGGAAGCGGGCGATTTGGAAGTGTTGGTGGTGGATAATACGTCGGTACGTGCTACGCAGGTTGAACGTCTGCACCAAATAAAGGCCAGCCGGAACGGAGAAAAAGTCAAGATTGCATTGGAAAAACTTACCGAATGTGCCAAAACGGGCGAAGGAAATCTTTTGGCGCTTGCCGTTGAGGCCGCTCGCCGACGCGCCACATTGGGCGAAATTTCGGATGCCCTCGAAGTGGTCTTCGGACGTTTTAAACCCCAAATCCGGTCGGTATCCGGAGTTTTTGCAAAAGAAATGGCAAATAACGAAACCTTCCAAAAAGCACAAACCCTTTCGGATGCCTTTGCCGAGGCCGAGGGCCGCCGTCCGCGTATTATGGTTGCCAAATTGGGCCAGGACGGCCACGACCGCGGGGCAAAGGTGATTGCTACCAGTTTCGCCGATCTGGGATTTGATGTGGACATTGGCCCACTCTTCCAAACCCCCGCCGAGGCGGCACGTCAGGCGGTGGAAAATGATGTGCATGTATTGGGTGTTTCCAGTTTGGCAGGGGCACACAATACCCTTGTTCCGCAGGTGGTGCAGGCCCTCAAGGAATTGGGACGGCCAGATATTTTGGTGACAGTGGGCGGGGTGATTCCGCCACAAGACGAGCCTACGCTGCTGGCTGCCGGCGCATCCTTTGTTTTTGGCCCGGGAACCGTCATTGCTCAAGCAGCCATTGCGATTTTGGAAGAACTCTCCAAACCGGTAGCGGTTGCGGAGTAA
- a CDS encoding caspase family protein, with product MYKNGLHSLFLALLVVISITRPTEVVFAQSGWDQLRSGEALQGVLNNLDSRLQNGAFADYYRFTGEVSEEIQLDLYSSAFDTYLTLTSPSGRFVDNDDAAGSKSHSQLRLSLPESGEYKVTISSYLPRKTGGYSVVFTKKMGDQIRSEVSIASVQQETRVASTPPSSGRVFGLFIGISDYNGRAPNLSYTAQDAHVVRQAMLTGLGMLPSHGLVLTDRQATESNFQRAMYQFSKEMTANDVFILFFSGHGFRVKRHSFQSQDPDGFDETLELYDGTVLDDELDVLLGMIPSKTQIIVIDACFSGGFAKDIISRPNRMGLFSSEEDLESNVASQFRAGGYLSYLFAEGVKEARADLNRDNIITALELSQYVQNRFQDVSSQIPASASVSDPNYISMQRLVVDRGSIRPNDVLFFK from the coding sequence ATGTATAAAAACGGTCTGCATTCGTTGTTTTTGGCACTACTTGTAGTGATTTCCATTACACGTCCCACAGAAGTTGTGTTTGCACAATCTGGATGGGATCAACTTCGTTCAGGAGAAGCCCTTCAAGGGGTATTAAACAACCTTGATAGCCGCTTACAAAATGGTGCTTTTGCAGATTATTATCGCTTTACCGGAGAAGTCAGCGAAGAGATTCAGCTGGACCTTTATTCTTCTGCGTTTGATACCTATCTCACCCTAACATCGCCCTCTGGAAGATTTGTGGACAACGACGATGCGGCAGGCTCGAAAAGCCATTCTCAACTACGCCTTTCCTTACCGGAATCTGGTGAATACAAAGTCACGATTTCGTCGTATCTCCCAAGAAAAACAGGTGGTTATTCTGTTGTTTTCACAAAAAAAATGGGTGACCAGATTCGTTCGGAAGTGAGTATTGCTTCTGTGCAACAAGAAACCCGGGTAGCATCCACCCCCCCTTCCTCAGGGCGCGTTTTTGGGTTATTTATTGGAATTAGCGATTATAATGGCCGTGCGCCCAATTTATCCTATACAGCGCAAGATGCCCACGTGGTACGTCAGGCGATGCTAACCGGGCTTGGTATGTTACCCTCTCATGGCTTAGTTCTCACCGATCGCCAGGCAACAGAGTCCAATTTCCAGCGAGCGATGTATCAGTTTTCAAAGGAAATGACGGCTAATGATGTATTTATCTTATTTTTTTCTGGTCATGGTTTTCGCGTAAAGCGCCATTCCTTTCAATCCCAAGATCCCGATGGCTTTGATGAAACACTGGAGCTATATGACGGAACGGTATTGGACGATGAATTGGATGTTTTATTGGGTATGATTCCATCCAAAACACAAATTATCGTTATTGATGCCTGTTTTAGCGGTGGATTCGCAAAAGACATCATATCGCGTCCTAACAGAATGGGGCTTTTCTCTTCGGAAGAAGACTTAGAATCCAATGTAGCTTCTCAATTCCGGGCTGGAGGCTACCTCTCCTATTTATTTGCCGAAGGGGTAAAAGAAGCTCGTGCGGATTTAAACCGAGACAATATTATTACGGCTTTAGAACTGAGTCAATATGTTCAAAATCGGTTTCAAGACGTTTCCTCGCAAATTCCTGCATCGGCCTCGGTGTCTGACCCTAACTATATTTCGATGCAACGTTTAGTTGTTGACCGTGGCAGTATCCGCCCCAACGATGTCTTGTTTTTCAAATAA
- a CDS encoding amidohydrolase, with protein MVLFIHPSLFSQQTGSLLLHNARIYTVNTKQPETEAMLIRGGKVVVVGKSADLIHRFPKIKRVDAKGKTVIPGLIDAHAHLMGLGESLMSANLVATQSKSEIIQRLQAFAAQQTEGEWILGRGWDQNDWPDKQFPTAQDLDEAFPNRPVWLVRIDGHAGWTNTAALRRLAEDPAKLLEPEGGKIYRDQKGGPTGIFIDNAMALVERRIPQPTEAMLNRALQMAIQNCISLGLTGIHDAGTSVETLNRYKKAIDRNQFDLRVYAMADGPLAAFEFLLRKGAVMNYGHKLTMRSVKMYMDGALGSRGAAMLTDYSDDAGNRGLLLTQENYFREVVEKAVRAGIQVNTHAIGDRANRIVLEVYEAIQKQYPRKEWRNRVEHAQIVALSDIPRFSKNGIIASMQPTHATSDMPWAQDRVGPERIQGGYVWQALLKSKAKLALGSDFPVELVNPMLGFYAAITRQDAEGNPLQGWFPDQKLSRMEALRGFTLDAAYAAFQENVLGSLEAGKWADFVILDRDIMTVSPKEVLETKVLETWIAGRRVYAAK; from the coding sequence ATGGTTCTATTTATCCACCCAAGCCTTTTTTCCCAACAAACCGGTTCGCTTCTGCTGCATAATGCACGCATTTATACCGTAAATACCAAACAACCCGAAACGGAAGCGATGTTGATTCGTGGCGGCAAAGTGGTTGTCGTTGGGAAATCGGCGGATCTTATCCATCGGTTCCCCAAAATAAAACGGGTGGATGCAAAAGGGAAAACCGTTATTCCTGGTCTTATTGATGCACATGCACATCTAATGGGGCTTGGCGAAAGCCTGATGTCAGCAAATTTGGTTGCTACTCAATCAAAATCAGAAATCATTCAACGGCTACAGGCATTTGCAGCACAACAAACGGAAGGGGAGTGGATTCTCGGCAGGGGATGGGACCAAAACGACTGGCCGGACAAGCAATTCCCAACGGCACAAGATTTGGATGAGGCTTTTCCCAATCGTCCTGTTTGGTTGGTACGAATTGATGGTCATGCAGGTTGGACGAATACCGCAGCGTTGCGCCGCTTGGCAGAGGATCCCGCCAAACTGCTTGAACCGGAGGGGGGTAAAATATACCGTGATCAAAAAGGAGGACCAACGGGCATATTTATTGATAATGCAATGGCGTTGGTGGAGAGGCGCATCCCACAACCCACCGAAGCCATGTTGAACCGCGCCCTGCAAATGGCCATTCAGAACTGTATTTCGCTGGGGCTAACGGGGATCCATGATGCCGGAACTTCTGTCGAGACACTCAATCGGTATAAAAAAGCCATTGACCGGAATCAATTTGATTTAAGGGTCTATGCAATGGCCGATGGCCCACTTGCGGCTTTTGAGTTCCTCCTCCGAAAGGGAGCGGTCATGAATTATGGGCATAAACTAACCATGCGTTCGGTGAAAATGTACATGGATGGCGCTTTGGGAAGCCGAGGTGCTGCCATGTTAACCGATTATAGTGATGATGCCGGAAATCGTGGGCTTTTGCTTACACAGGAAAACTACTTTAGGGAAGTCGTCGAGAAGGCGGTGCGGGCTGGTATTCAGGTAAATACCCATGCAATCGGAGACCGCGCCAACCGTATTGTTTTGGAGGTGTATGAGGCCATTCAAAAACAATACCCTAGGAAAGAATGGCGTAACCGTGTGGAACACGCGCAAATTGTTGCATTATCCGATATTCCGCGTTTTTCAAAAAATGGGATCATTGCTTCCATGCAGCCCACCCATGCTACCAGTGATATGCCCTGGGCACAAGATCGTGTGGGCCCAGAACGGATCCAAGGAGGGTACGTATGGCAAGCACTTTTAAAATCCAAAGCCAAACTTGCATTAGGTTCAGACTTTCCTGTTGAATTGGTGAATCCTATGCTTGGCTTTTATGCCGCCATAACCCGACAAGACGCCGAGGGCAACCCCTTACAAGGGTGGTTTCCGGATCAAAAACTCAGCCGAATGGAAGCCTTACGCGGGTTTACCTTGGATGCGGCTTATGCTGCTTTTCAGGAAAACGTGTTGGGGTCGTTGGAAGCGGGTAAATGGGCGGATTTTGTGATTCTGGATCGCGACATCATGACGGTCTCTCCCAAAGAAGTCTTGGAAACCAAAGTCTTGGAAACGTGGATTGCCGGCAGAAGGGTCTATGCAGCCAAATAA